Proteins encoded by one window of Salmonirosea aquatica:
- a CDS encoding vanadium-dependent haloperoxidase, with the protein MRFLPTLFLILLCFPAAAQRSTGGTGGVPSTELFHRAQKNLTRTIVHDIFSPPVASRVYVYANVAAYEVLVRNHKQYKSLYGQIPGVPDLARIPTPGQINYPLAALYALFQTGGKMVFSEPLLQDSAAVILQEMHETDPAVYQNSLRFGQAVSDSILRWAAQDHYPETRRRRRYTYSKAPGKWVPTPPGYFDAVEPYWNQIRPMVMDSAQQFKPAPPPAFSTNKESEFMKQAYEVYDRTRQMPPEHTLIASYWDCNPFYLNTQGHLNFATKKLSPGGHWMSIAGQAAATANLDWPATAGAYLLTSIALFDGFISCWDEKYRSQLIRPETVINTYIDEKWRPLLQTPPFPEYTSGHSVISTASATVLADYFGKDFTFIDNTEVEYGLPERRFTSFRQACDEAAISRLYGGIHYRAAIEEGQIQGEKVGQLVLDKIRLRP; encoded by the coding sequence ATGCGATTCCTTCCGACCCTATTTCTCATATTATTATGCTTTCCTGCTGCCGCCCAAAGAAGTACCGGCGGCACCGGTGGGGTACCTTCTACCGAGTTGTTTCACCGCGCCCAGAAAAACCTCACCCGCACCATCGTTCACGATATTTTCTCGCCTCCGGTAGCCAGCCGGGTGTATGTATACGCCAATGTGGCGGCCTACGAAGTCCTGGTGCGCAACCATAAGCAATACAAGAGTCTGTACGGGCAGATACCCGGCGTACCCGATCTTGCCCGCATACCTACCCCTGGCCAGATCAACTACCCCCTGGCCGCGCTCTACGCTTTGTTCCAGACGGGCGGAAAAATGGTTTTTTCCGAACCCCTGCTTCAGGATAGCGCGGCGGTCATTCTGCAAGAAATGCACGAAACCGATCCTGCTGTGTATCAGAACTCCCTCCGTTTCGGGCAGGCCGTGAGCGACAGCATACTCCGATGGGCGGCGCAGGATCACTACCCCGAAACCCGGCGGCGGCGGCGTTACACGTATAGCAAGGCACCCGGCAAGTGGGTACCTACCCCGCCGGGGTACTTCGACGCCGTCGAGCCCTATTGGAACCAGATCAGGCCGATGGTGATGGATTCGGCGCAGCAATTCAAGCCCGCCCCTCCGCCTGCTTTCAGCACCAATAAGGAAAGCGAATTCATGAAACAGGCTTACGAGGTATACGACCGAACGCGGCAGATGCCACCCGAACATACCCTGATTGCCAGCTACTGGGATTGTAATCCGTTTTATCTCAATACGCAGGGACACCTCAATTTTGCCACCAAAAAGCTCTCACCGGGCGGGCATTGGATGTCCATAGCCGGGCAGGCCGCCGCTACGGCGAACCTGGACTGGCCCGCTACCGCCGGGGCATACCTGCTGACTTCCATTGCCCTGTTCGATGGTTTCATCAGTTGCTGGGACGAAAAATATCGCAGCCAGTTGATCCGGCCCGAAACAGTGATTAACACCTACATCGACGAGAAATGGCGCCCCCTGCTCCAAACACCTCCTTTCCCTGAGTACACCAGTGGGCATAGCGTCATTTCCACGGCATCGGCGACGGTACTAGCCGACTATTTTGGAAAAGACTTTACGTTTATTGACAATACGGAGGTAGAATACGGCCTGCCCGAGCGCCGTTTTACTTCTTTTAGGCAGGCCTGTGACGAAGCCGCTATCAGTCGGTTGTATGGAGGTATCCACTACCGGGCGGCCATCGAAGAGGGTCAGATTCAGGGTGAGAAGGTAGGACAGCTGGTATTGGATAAGATTCGGCTCCGTCCTTGA
- a CDS encoding SusC/RagA family TonB-linked outer membrane protein gives MTLLFVLASITMGMAQTKAVTGTVQDEAGNGLPGVSFLVKGTNNGGATDANGNFRVNISTDNAVLVFSSIGFLGKEVPVGNASVLTVTLTEDTKLLNEVVVTGFGMTQEARKLSFSVQSVEGQDLTRTNNANVVNALQGKVAGVMINQGTGGPMSSSRIRIRGNASLSPNSQPLFVVDGVLIRPGTTGADSWGAGQDFGNIMKNINPDNIESMTVLKGSAASALYGSEALNGVVVVQTKKGRSDKGIGVTYNHTSSFETAYRFLDLQNQYGAGLDPTFTVGADGVPEVDRNNWPYSFGPKFEGQQVRDLDGRMIEWKANDPLSFFQTGKYINNNVAVEGGNERSTFRASFSNLKNTSIMPAGTELKRNNFNIRGTQKIGKIFNLDVSADYTDNDMVNPIRQGGNYNPVFRFVYYRPRSLDIDYWMNNYLDPVAGGRRQGANDPYSITQFMFETFQYQQMRNEKVFRSNIDLNGTITPWLSFLLRGNVQTELYTGNNMNRGPNANFTGGEYGEYTENKSQSRFQGIVMFNHQFGDDFNLSFNVGGETNRLNGGRYFRAATNGGLRVPDVFTLANTQNTLNYSNSLTPSRRIDALYAYGDVTFKDALTLNFSYRNDWSSTLTYADGSGDYSYSYPAVGLAWIATESISNLPTWLSFGKLRASFGYTGGDTDAWNTNSTGNYGPLGTYTQADGSQVNLSGFRDNTLPNYGLKNRLAREVEVGADIRFFSGRLGFDFTYYNKLTRNEILSLSTTPESGVNSKIVNAGKIQNKGIELLINATPVKAGKFEWNTSLNFTRNRNKVLELVEGTDTYQLSLGFGADIQSVARVGKDYGTLITSYAYATYQAKDANGNPIDNPANGQKVIGAASGTTGGYPSYLRSGSYGQGAKELGTMMENFLASNINSFRFGDFSANIQLDGKFGGLMASATHQYGSSNGNFKNSLFGRDTENGGITFTDEQGNVRNDGIIPEGVLADGYSVKVADQTIDLGGMSYAEAVEKGYLKPIPAYAYYENLTQWGSGIREYSVFENSWVSLREVSVGYNVPASLLAKAKVQSMRVSLVGRNLIYLYRTAKDGINPEGLYSNRAGEFMEYGGLPFTRNLGVSVSIGL, from the coding sequence TTGACCCTACTTTTCGTGCTGGCAAGCATCACGATGGGTATGGCTCAGACCAAGGCCGTAACGGGCACGGTTCAGGATGAGGCGGGCAATGGGTTGCCCGGTGTTTCTTTCCTCGTGAAAGGAACCAACAATGGCGGTGCCACCGACGCGAATGGTAATTTCCGGGTCAATATCAGCACCGATAACGCTGTCCTCGTATTTTCTTCCATCGGTTTTCTGGGTAAAGAGGTACCCGTAGGTAACGCCAGTGTACTTACTGTTACGCTTACCGAAGACACCAAGCTGCTCAATGAAGTAGTGGTGACCGGTTTCGGTATGACGCAGGAAGCCCGCAAACTTTCTTTTTCTGTACAAAGTGTAGAAGGTCAGGATCTGACTCGTACCAATAACGCTAACGTGGTAAACGCCCTGCAAGGTAAAGTAGCCGGAGTAATGATCAACCAAGGTACAGGCGGACCGATGTCTTCTTCGCGCATCCGTATTCGGGGTAATGCTTCGCTAAGCCCTAACTCCCAACCTCTGTTTGTCGTAGATGGCGTACTGATTCGTCCCGGCACAACGGGCGCCGACTCATGGGGTGCAGGCCAGGACTTTGGTAACATCATGAAAAATATTAACCCTGATAACATCGAGTCTATGACTGTGCTCAAAGGCTCAGCGGCCAGTGCGTTGTACGGCTCGGAAGCCTTGAACGGGGTGGTGGTAGTACAAACCAAAAAAGGACGGTCGGACAAGGGTATCGGCGTTACCTACAACCATACTTCTTCTTTTGAAACCGCCTACCGGTTCCTGGATTTACAGAACCAGTACGGAGCCGGCTTGGACCCTACGTTTACGGTGGGAGCCGATGGGGTACCCGAAGTGGACCGCAATAACTGGCCTTATTCGTTCGGTCCCAAATTTGAAGGACAGCAGGTCCGTGACCTGGATGGCCGTATGATCGAATGGAAAGCCAATGACCCGTTGAGCTTCTTCCAGACAGGGAAATACATTAACAACAATGTGGCCGTAGAAGGCGGCAATGAACGCAGTACCTTCCGGGCTTCGTTCTCCAATTTGAAGAATACGTCCATTATGCCCGCGGGTACCGAACTGAAGCGGAATAACTTCAACATCCGGGGTACGCAGAAGATAGGTAAAATCTTTAATCTGGACGTGAGCGCCGACTACACAGACAATGACATGGTGAACCCCATTCGTCAGGGTGGTAATTACAACCCCGTCTTCCGGTTCGTGTATTACCGTCCGCGCTCGCTGGACATCGATTACTGGATGAATAACTATCTCGATCCTGTTGCAGGAGGACGCCGTCAGGGAGCCAACGATCCCTATAGTATCACCCAATTCATGTTCGAGACGTTCCAGTATCAGCAAATGCGTAATGAGAAAGTGTTCCGTAGCAACATTGACCTGAACGGTACCATTACGCCCTGGCTGAGCTTTTTGTTACGCGGTAATGTCCAGACTGAACTCTATACCGGTAATAATATGAACCGGGGTCCCAATGCGAACTTTACGGGTGGCGAATACGGTGAGTACACCGAAAACAAGAGCCAGTCTCGTTTTCAGGGGATCGTGATGTTCAACCACCAGTTTGGAGACGATTTTAACCTCAGTTTCAATGTGGGAGGCGAAACCAACCGCTTGAATGGAGGCCGATACTTCCGGGCAGCTACCAATGGCGGCCTAAGGGTACCTGATGTATTTACATTAGCAAATACACAGAATACGCTCAACTATAGCAATAGCCTGACCCCTTCCCGCCGGATCGACGCCTTGTACGCCTATGGTGATGTGACATTCAAGGACGCCTTGACACTCAATTTCAGCTACCGGAATGACTGGTCATCTACCCTGACCTACGCCGATGGCAGTGGTGATTACTCCTATTCATATCCAGCCGTAGGTCTGGCCTGGATCGCGACCGAGTCAATCTCCAACCTGCCCACGTGGTTGTCATTCGGCAAGTTGCGGGCCAGCTTTGGATACACTGGAGGCGATACTGATGCCTGGAATACCAACTCGACAGGAAATTACGGCCCCTTAGGTACCTATACGCAAGCCGATGGTAGCCAGGTCAACCTCTCGGGCTTCCGGGACAACACCCTACCCAATTACGGCCTGAAAAACCGTCTGGCCCGTGAAGTGGAAGTAGGTGCCGATATTCGTTTCTTTAGCGGTCGCCTGGGCTTTGATTTCACTTATTATAACAAGCTGACGCGCAACGAAATCCTGAGCCTTTCCACAACACCCGAATCAGGAGTAAACAGCAAAATTGTTAATGCGGGTAAAATCCAGAACAAAGGCATCGAGCTTTTGATCAATGCTACGCCTGTGAAAGCTGGTAAGTTTGAATGGAATACCAGTCTGAATTTCACCCGTAACCGCAACAAGGTACTAGAACTAGTAGAAGGTACAGACACCTACCAGCTGAGCCTGGGCTTCGGAGCTGACATCCAGTCAGTGGCCCGTGTTGGGAAAGACTATGGTACCCTCATTACGTCCTACGCCTATGCTACCTATCAGGCCAAGGATGCCAATGGCAATCCCATTGATAATCCTGCCAACGGACAGAAGGTCATTGGTGCCGCCAGTGGTACTACGGGGGGCTATCCTTCGTACCTGCGTAGCGGTTCGTACGGCCAGGGTGCCAAAGAACTAGGTACCATGATGGAAAACTTCCTGGCCAGCAATATCAACTCGTTCCGTTTTGGTGACTTTTCAGCTAATATCCAGCTGGACGGCAAATTTGGCGGCCTGATGGCTTCGGCTACGCACCAGTATGGTTCGTCTAACGGAAACTTCAAGAACAGTCTGTTTGGCCGTGACACCGAAAATGGGGGTATTACGTTTACGGATGAACAGGGTAATGTGCGCAACGACGGTATCATTCCTGAAGGCGTACTGGCCGATGGCTATAGCGTAAAAGTAGCGGATCAGACGATCGACTTGGGCGGTATGAGCTACGCTGAGGCCGTAGAAAAAGGCTACCTGAAGCCAATCCCCGCTTATGCTTACTATGAAAACCTAACGCAGTGGGGCTCAGGTATCCGTGAGTATTCCGTTTTTGAAAATTCGTGGGTATCGCTTCGCGAGGTATCAGTGGGCTATAACGTACCCGCCTCGTTGCTGGCCAAAGCCAAAGTGCAATCGATGCGGGTAAGCCTCGTGGGTCGTAACCTGATCTACCTGTACCGTACGGCGAAGGATGGCATCAACCCCGAAGGATTGTACAGCAACCGGGCGGGCGAATTTATGGAATACGGCGGTCTGCCCTTTACCCGCAACCTGGGGGTTTCTGTCAGCATTGGCCTGTAA
- a CDS encoding group III truncated hemoglobin: MLQNTMLPDITTRADVENLVNTFYDKVRNDATIGVIFNEIADVNWDTHLPKMYDFWEGILFGTGTYRSRPMPPHFKLNETYPFCPEYFDAWLALFYATVDELFEGEKATEVKMRAVNIAAVMEHRIGQINAGTLSSLLHRHQ; the protein is encoded by the coding sequence ATGCTGCAAAATACGATGCTCCCCGATATCACGACCCGCGCTGACGTAGAAAATCTCGTCAATACTTTTTATGACAAAGTACGCAACGATGCCACGATCGGCGTAATTTTCAACGAAATAGCCGATGTGAACTGGGATACGCACCTACCCAAGATGTACGATTTTTGGGAAGGAATTCTCTTCGGTACGGGTACCTACCGGAGCCGACCTATGCCACCACACTTTAAATTGAATGAAACCTACCCCTTTTGCCCTGAGTACTTTGATGCCTGGCTGGCCCTTTTCTATGCTACTGTCGACGAACTATTTGAAGGAGAAAAAGCTACGGAGGTGAAAATGCGGGCCGTTAACATTGCGGCGGTGATGGAACACCGCATCGGGCAAATCAACGCAGGTACCCTTTCCTCGCTACTGCACCGGCACCAGTAG
- the argB gene encoding acetylglutamate kinase, which translates to MNLILVKIGGNIIDNPDACAAFLQAFAQLPTPKILVHGGGKIATQTAAQLGIETNMVEGRRITDRPMLDVVTMVYGGLVNKNLVAQLQANGCNAIGLTGADGGIIRSVKRPVKTIDYGFVGDIEEVNASQLQSLLNSGLVPVIAPLTYSREGLLLNTNADTMASATAVALASTYSVNLVYCFEKKGVLSDPDDDEAVIDKLNPATYLEYKSTGVINKGMIPKLDNAFAALKSGVDRVTICHANDLLNAAIGDAGTVLTA; encoded by the coding sequence ATGAATTTAATACTTGTAAAAATAGGGGGTAATATCATCGACAACCCCGATGCCTGCGCGGCCTTTCTGCAGGCATTTGCCCAGCTACCTACCCCCAAAATCCTCGTCCACGGCGGCGGTAAAATCGCCACGCAGACCGCCGCCCAACTCGGCATTGAAACCAACATGGTGGAAGGCCGCCGGATTACAGACCGCCCTATGCTGGATGTGGTGACCATGGTGTACGGCGGATTGGTGAATAAAAATCTGGTAGCCCAACTGCAAGCCAACGGCTGTAACGCCATCGGTCTCACAGGGGCGGATGGCGGTATCATCCGTTCGGTGAAGCGCCCGGTCAAAACGATCGACTATGGTTTTGTGGGCGACATAGAAGAAGTGAACGCCTCACAATTGCAAAGCCTGCTGAATAGTGGCCTGGTACCCGTGATCGCTCCACTGACGTACAGCCGCGAAGGCCTGTTGCTGAACACCAATGCCGACACCATGGCCTCGGCCACGGCCGTGGCTCTGGCAAGTACCTACTCCGTCAATCTGGTGTATTGTTTCGAAAAAAAGGGCGTCCTCTCCGACCCGGACGACGATGAAGCCGTAATCGATAAGTTGAACCCTGCCACCTATTTAGAATACAAAAGTACGGGCGTTATCAACAAGGGTATGATCCCGAAGCTAGACAACGCCTTTGCAGCCCTGAAATCGGGGGTAGATAGGGTCACGATCTGTCATGCCAACGACCTACTGAATGCCGCTATCGGGGATGCTGGTACAGTGCTTACTGCATAA
- a CDS encoding cytochrome c, with translation MIFNKVKASILWLVVVYLGVSEGFSQSVTFYKDVQPIVHANCAVCHRPGEAAPFSLITYEDVSKRAKFIRKVVSIRYMPPWKADDHYVDFANNRSLSEQEIATIVAWIDAGTPKGKEDKKAEKALLERTNAGTAYARKPDLTLKMSEAFVQKGDGKERFMMFKVPFELPKGANVEAIEFTSNNKKIIHHANYAIHPVEDTAINLYNTVNVVDLNGESASQYYQWVKYKKEMAYYGGWIPGATYETYPADMGWEMPRRGVMLLTVHYGPSALDAESINGVNFFFKDTPIERKVKVISLGSGGIGEKDITPPFMIFANEVKSFTLKVANNQPDVSLLYAWPHMHQLGKSFKAYATQASGDTIPLVRIPAWDFRWQEIYRYPKPVLLPKGAVVHIEGTYDNTADNPMNPHNPPQLVLSDGNMRSDQEMMTLILMYVERKPGDDTLTFDWE, from the coding sequence ATGATTTTTAATAAAGTAAAAGCTTCTATTCTCTGGCTGGTCGTAGTTTACCTGGGTGTGAGCGAGGGATTTTCTCAGTCCGTGACTTTCTACAAGGATGTGCAGCCCATCGTCCACGCCAATTGCGCGGTCTGCCACCGTCCGGGCGAGGCGGCGCCGTTTTCACTCATTACCTACGAGGACGTTTCGAAGCGCGCCAAATTCATCCGCAAGGTAGTCAGTATCCGCTACATGCCGCCCTGGAAAGCCGACGACCACTACGTCGATTTTGCCAACAATCGCTCCCTGAGCGAGCAGGAAATCGCCACGATCGTGGCTTGGATCGATGCCGGAACGCCCAAAGGGAAAGAAGACAAAAAAGCCGAAAAAGCCCTGCTGGAACGCACCAATGCCGGCACCGCCTACGCCCGCAAGCCCGACCTGACACTGAAAATGTCGGAGGCTTTCGTTCAGAAAGGCGACGGAAAAGAGCGATTCATGATGTTCAAGGTACCTTTTGAACTACCGAAAGGTGCCAATGTAGAGGCCATTGAATTTACCTCCAACAACAAGAAAATTATCCACCACGCCAACTACGCCATCCATCCGGTGGAAGATACCGCGATCAACCTGTACAATACCGTCAATGTCGTGGATCTGAACGGCGAATCGGCCAGCCAATACTATCAGTGGGTGAAATACAAGAAGGAAATGGCCTACTACGGCGGCTGGATTCCGGGCGCTACCTACGAAACCTACCCTGCAGACATGGGTTGGGAAATGCCCCGCCGGGGCGTCATGCTGCTGACGGTACATTATGGTCCTTCGGCCCTGGACGCCGAAAGCATCAATGGCGTCAATTTCTTTTTTAAAGATACCCCCATCGAGCGGAAAGTGAAGGTGATTAGCCTGGGTTCGGGCGGGATTGGGGAGAAGGATATCACGCCCCCCTTCATGATTTTTGCGAATGAGGTCAAATCCTTCACCCTCAAAGTAGCCAATAACCAGCCCGACGTATCGTTATTATACGCCTGGCCCCACATGCATCAGTTGGGCAAGTCGTTCAAAGCGTATGCCACTCAGGCCAGCGGCGACACCATTCCGCTGGTACGCATTCCGGCCTGGGACTTCCGCTGGCAGGAGATTTACCGCTACCCGAAGCCGGTATTGCTACCCAAAGGAGCAGTGGTGCATATCGAAGGTACCTACGATAATACCGCCGATAATCCCATGAACCCTCATAATCCGCCCCAGCTGGTACTTTCGGACGGCAATATGCGCAGCGACCAGGAGATGATGACGCTGATTTTGATGTACGTCGAGCGAAAACCCGGCGACGATACGCTAACGTTTGACTGGGAGTGA
- a CDS encoding CRTAC1 family protein, whose translation MVNILQTFFCKKEHFVLLFLALLAWQETIAQTLFTRLPAESTGIDFVNKIEEDDSLHIFRYEYLYNGNGVGVGDFDNNGWPDLFVSGNTVPHKLYLNRSAKTAGTIRFEDVSRAAGVEGNGTWGTGVSVADVNGDGRLDVYVCHSGFFREKAQLANELFINQGVKNGVPIFQEMAKEMGLDVPGTLSTQAAFFDYDRDGDLDMFLLNHSNHTVNPFLNTREIRATPNPYFGNRLFRNDSKKGTPHFTDVTKKAGIINNALNFGLSVTVADINQDGWPDLYTSSDYTEVDCYYVNNRDGTFTESLRQSFAHISKFSMGADIGDFNNDGRPDVLTLDMLPEDNHRQKLLKGPDMYDQYHLLLDSGYYHQQMRNMLHLNMGTDAKDQVRFSEIGQLAGISNTDWSWAGLLADFDNDGWKDILITNGYLRDFTNMDFLKYTVAEAQLQQAAKGNLNFQTYGLVQKMPSNKLTNYLFRNRNGDEAKNIGFENVSQQWGLTEATVSNAATYADFDRDGDLDLVISNINDPIFIYQNNAPRKNYLTLRLEGNQPNTQALGAKVWLYSGGRQQYKELYPVRGYQSSVTTDLHFGLGENSAVDSVVIAWPLGERTVLPIPATNQLLVVKEPSSGGTLAGYNEPKSKQPTLFEQISPKETGLDFIHQENDFVDFKVEVLLPYQLSRMGPALARGDVNGDGREDLFFGGAANQFGVLYQQTADGKFAAAPAQPWRQHVTSEAVAAHFFDADGDGDLDLYIVSGGNEYEDQSLEYQDHLYLNQGGGTLAFAGNALPVMLSPTQCIASADVDGDGDLDLFVGGRAVPGSFPEAARSYLLRNDSQPGQVLFTDVTAEWNANLLRPGMITAVVLEDLDGDGRKDLALAGDWMGIRLFQNRSNSFIEVPAKALQNTEGMWASLTAADLDSDGDLDLIAGNCGLNNQFHTSVDKPMTLYYDDFDKNGLVDPIISYYVGDKSYPMFSRDEMLDQMVPLRRKYLSYESYADATVEDVFGKANVEKSKKLVCTQLASVILENKGSLTFALHELPQAAQVSRIGGIVVDDVDLDGRKDLIVAGNFSPYRVQLGPSDASFGLFLKQKSPLQFEPVGPEQSGLWADGDVRALTTVNVGAQKWLILGRNDSATLVFRINQPKK comes from the coding sequence ATGGTCAATATTCTACAAACTTTTTTTTGCAAAAAGGAGCATTTTGTTCTGCTTTTTCTAGCCTTACTGGCTTGGCAGGAAACAATAGCGCAAACACTTTTTACCCGACTTCCTGCTGAATCAACGGGCATTGATTTTGTGAATAAAATCGAAGAAGATGACTCCCTGCACATTTTTCGCTACGAATACCTGTACAACGGCAACGGGGTAGGCGTCGGAGATTTCGACAACAATGGCTGGCCGGATCTGTTTGTTTCCGGCAACACGGTACCCCATAAATTGTATCTGAATCGCTCAGCCAAAACGGCGGGTACCATCCGGTTTGAAGACGTGAGCCGCGCGGCTGGCGTGGAAGGCAACGGCACCTGGGGTACGGGCGTGAGCGTGGCCGATGTCAATGGCGATGGGCGGCTGGATGTGTACGTCTGTCACTCGGGCTTTTTCCGGGAGAAAGCGCAGCTGGCCAACGAGCTTTTCATCAATCAGGGTGTGAAGAATGGGGTACCTATATTTCAAGAGATGGCGAAAGAAATGGGATTGGACGTACCGGGTACCCTATCGACGCAGGCGGCTTTTTTCGACTACGACCGCGACGGCGACCTGGATATGTTCCTGCTGAATCATTCTAACCACACAGTCAATCCGTTCCTGAACACCCGCGAAATTAGAGCTACGCCTAATCCCTACTTCGGCAATCGCCTGTTCCGCAACGATAGCAAGAAAGGTACCCCCCACTTTACGGACGTAACCAAAAAAGCGGGTATCATCAACAATGCCCTGAATTTCGGCCTGAGCGTTACCGTGGCTGATATTAACCAGGACGGCTGGCCCGACCTTTATACCAGCAGCGACTATACCGAGGTAGACTGCTACTATGTTAATAATCGCGACGGTACTTTCACCGAATCACTGCGGCAGTCGTTTGCCCATATATCCAAGTTCTCAATGGGCGCCGACATCGGTGATTTTAATAACGACGGCCGCCCCGACGTGCTGACCCTCGACATGCTGCCCGAAGACAACCACCGGCAGAAACTGCTGAAAGGCCCCGACATGTACGACCAGTACCATCTCCTGCTCGACAGCGGCTACTACCACCAGCAGATGCGCAATATGCTGCACCTGAACATGGGAACGGATGCCAAGGATCAGGTGCGATTCAGTGAGATAGGTCAACTGGCGGGTATCTCGAACACCGATTGGAGCTGGGCGGGACTCCTGGCCGACTTCGACAACGACGGCTGGAAAGACATCCTGATCACCAACGGCTATTTGCGGGATTTCACCAATATGGATTTCCTGAAATACACCGTGGCCGAGGCCCAATTGCAGCAAGCCGCCAAAGGCAATCTCAATTTTCAGACCTACGGCCTAGTGCAGAAAATGCCCTCCAACAAGCTTACCAACTATTTGTTCCGAAACCGGAATGGCGACGAAGCGAAAAACATAGGGTTTGAGAATGTTTCCCAACAATGGGGCTTGACCGAAGCTACCGTATCCAACGCCGCCACCTACGCCGATTTTGACCGGGATGGTGACCTGGACTTGGTGATTTCCAACATCAACGACCCCATCTTTATTTATCAAAATAATGCCCCCAGGAAAAACTACCTGACCCTGCGGCTGGAAGGCAATCAGCCCAACACCCAGGCTCTGGGCGCAAAAGTATGGCTGTATTCCGGCGGCCGGCAGCAGTATAAGGAACTCTACCCCGTGCGGGGGTACCAGTCGTCTGTTACTACCGATTTGCATTTTGGGCTGGGAGAAAATTCAGCTGTGGACTCTGTGGTAATAGCCTGGCCTTTGGGGGAGCGTACCGTTTTACCCATTCCCGCAACAAATCAATTGCTGGTTGTAAAAGAACCTTCGTCGGGAGGTACTTTGGCGGGATATAATGAGCCCAAAAGCAAACAACCTACCCTGTTCGAACAGATTTCTCCGAAAGAAACGGGACTTGATTTCATTCATCAGGAAAATGATTTTGTCGATTTCAAAGTCGAGGTACTTCTCCCTTACCAGCTCTCGCGCATGGGCCCGGCGCTGGCGCGGGGCGATGTCAACGGCGATGGCCGGGAAGACCTGTTTTTTGGCGGAGCGGCTAACCAGTTCGGGGTACTTTATCAGCAAACCGCCGACGGGAAATTTGCCGCCGCCCCCGCCCAACCCTGGCGGCAGCACGTAACTTCCGAAGCCGTAGCCGCGCATTTTTTCGATGCCGACGGCGATGGCGATCTGGATTTGTACATCGTGAGTGGGGGAAACGAGTACGAGGATCAGTCACTCGAATACCAAGACCACCTGTACCTCAATCAGGGCGGGGGTACCCTGGCCTTTGCCGGTAACGCGTTGCCCGTCATGCTCAGCCCTACACAATGCATCGCCAGCGCCGACGTGGACGGCGACGGGGATTTGGATTTATTTGTCGGGGGCCGGGCGGTGCCGGGTTCTTTCCCCGAAGCGGCCCGCAGCTACCTGCTGCGTAACGACAGCCAACCCGGTCAGGTACTTTTCACGGATGTGACAGCGGAATGGAACGCGAATCTGCTCCGGCCGGGTATGATCACGGCAGTAGTCTTAGAAGATCTGGATGGCGATGGACGGAAGGATTTAGCCCTGGCGGGCGACTGGATGGGCATAAGGCTTTTTCAAAATCGGAGTAACAGTTTTATCGAGGTACCTGCCAAAGCGCTGCAAAACACCGAAGGAATGTGGGCCTCGCTCACCGCCGCCGATCTGGATAGCGACGGCGACCTTGATTTAATAGCGGGCAATTGCGGGCTGAACAATCAGTTCCATACATCAGTCGACAAGCCCATGACGCTATACTACGACGATTTTGACAAGAACGGACTGGTCGATCCCATCATCAGCTACTACGTGGGCGACAAAAGCTACCCTATGTTCTCGCGCGACGAGATGCTGGACCAGATGGTACCCTTACGGCGCAAGTATCTTTCCTACGAATCGTACGCCGATGCCACCGTGGAAGATGTGTTTGGTAAAGCCAACGTCGAGAAATCAAAAAAACTGGTTTGTACGCAGCTGGCGAGCGTGATTCTGGAAAATAAAGGTAGCCTTACTTTCGCGCTCCATGAACTACCGCAGGCCGCCCAGGTATCCCGCATCGGGGGCATCGTCGTGGACGACGTCGATCTTGATGGCAGAAAAGATTTGATCGTCGCCGGCAACTTTTCGCCCTACCGCGTACAGCTGGGGCCCAGCGATGCGTCATTCGGTTTGTTTCTGAAACAGAAAAGTCCGCTGCAATTCGAGCCGGTAGGTCCTGAGCAATCGGGGCTATGGGCCGATGGCGACGTGCGCGCCCTGACTACCGTGAATGTGGGGGCACAAAAGTGGCTCATACTGGGGCGCAACGATAGTGCAACGCTGGTTTTCCGAATTAATCAGCCCAAAAAATAA